The sequence below is a genomic window from Egibacteraceae bacterium.
ACGCCGAGCCCGTGGAGGTAGAGGTACTCGGTGTAGCGGTCCTGCCCGAAGAGCTCGGCGGCGCGCTCGGTGACGCGCGACCCCATGGTGACGACGTGGAAGGCGATGACGTCGCGTTCCCCGGACTCGACGGGGCGGAAGAAGTCCGCGATGCAGAGCCGCCGTCCCCGGGTCTGGCGGGGGAAGGAGAAGCGCGCGGCCACCGCGTCGGAGCCCGGAGCCTCGTAGACGACGACGTCGTTGCCCTCGGCGTTGCACGGCCAGTAGCCATAGACGACCTGGGGGGTGAGCAGGCTCTGCGTGCGCGCCGTGGCGAGCGTCGCGCGCAGCGCCGCCTCGGCCGCCTCCTCGTCGTCCCGGGCGAACCCCCACTGGTTGCGGAACAGCGCGCGCTTGTTGAGATAGCCGGCGACCTGGTCGAGGGGCACGCCGCGCACCACCCGCGACCCCCAGAACGGCGGGCTCGGCACGGGCACGTCGGTGGCCACGTCGGAGCGCTCGGTGGAGCGCCTCCGGCGCTCCCGGTCCTCCCGGTAGTCCGCCTCGGCCTCCCCCCGGGGCTCAGGCCTCTCGACGGGCTGCGTGCCCCACCCCGGGGGGAAGCCGCCGCCGCGCCGGTGCTCGACGAGCTCGTCCATGGTGCGCAGGCCCGCGAAGGCGTCCCGGCAGTAGAACAGCGGCCCGCTGTAGACCTTGCGGAGGTCCACCTCCACGTAGGGACGGGTGAGCGCCGCACCGCCGAGCAGGACGGGGTAGTGGGCGAGGCCGCGTCGCTCGAGCTCCTCGAGGTCGCTGCGCATGACGACCGTGGACTTGACGAGCAGCCCCGACAGCCCGACGGCGTCGGCACGGAAGTCCGCTGCCGCCTCCACGATGGCGTCGATGGGCTGCTTGATCCCGATGTTGCGGACCTCGTAGCCGTTGTTCGTGAGGATGATGTCGACGAGGTTCTTGCCGATGTCGTGCACGTCGCCCTTGACGGTGGCGAGCACGATCCTCGCCTTGCCGCCGTTGTCGGACGCCTCCATGTGCGGCTCGAGGTGGGCGACCGCGGCCTTCATGCACTCGGCTGACTGGAGGACGAACGGCAGCTGCATCTGGCCGGAGCCGAACAGGTCGCCGACGACCTTCATGCCCGCGAGCAGGTGGACGTTGATGATGTCGAGGGGTGCGAGGCCCGAGGCCATCGCCGCGTCGAGGTCGTCGCCGAGCCCGTCCCGGTCGCCGTCGACGATGCGCCGCTCGAGGCGTTCGGTGAGGGGCAGCGCGGCGAGCTCCTCGGCGCTCGCCCGGGTCTCCGTGGCGCCCTCGAACTGCGCCATGAGGGCGTGCAAGGGGTCGTAGTCGGCAGGGGCGGTCCCGGTGCGCCCGCGGGCGCCGCGGTTGTCCTCGACAAGGTCGACGCAGATCTGCCGGACGCCGTCGTCGATGCGGTGCAGCGGCAGGATCTTGCCAGCGTGGACGATCGCCGCGTCGAGCCCCCGCTGCGCCGCCATGTGGAGGAACACCGAGTTGAGCGCCTGTCGCGCCGCCGGGGACAGCCCGAACGAGACGTTCGACACGCCGAGCACCGTGTGGCAGCCGGGGATCTCCGCCTTCACCCGCTCGATCGCCTCGAGGGTGGCGAGCCCGTCTTTGCGCAGGTCCTCCTGGCCCGAGCCCAGCGGGAAGGTCAGCGTGTCGAAGATGAGGTCGCCGGGGGACAGGCCGTACTCGTCGACGGCGATCGCGGCGATGCGCTTGCAGACGTCGACCTTCCAGTCGGCGGTGCGCGCCTGGCCCTCCTCGTCGATGGCCAGGGCGATGAGCACGGCCCCGAACTGCTTCGCGAGGGCGAACAGCCGGTCGGCCTTCGTGCGTCCGTCCTCGAGGTTGACGGAGTTGATCACCGCGCGCCCGCCGAGGCGGCGCAGCGCCGCGGACACGACCTCGACCTCTGTGGAGTCGATGACGAGCGGCAGCGTCGACTGGGTGGCGAGGCGGTCGACGACCGCGACCATGTCGGCGACCCCGTCGCGGCCGACGTAGTCGACGCACACGTCGAGCGTGTGAGCCCCCTCGCGCACCTGCTCGCGGGCCATCTGGGTGATGGCCTCCCAGTCCTCGGCGAGGAGCAGGTCGCGGAACTTGCGCGAGCCGTTCGCGTTGAGCCGCTCTCCGACGAGCAGGGTGCTCGCCTCCTGGCGGAGGGTGACCGGCGCGTAGAGCGACGCGACGCTCGCCTCCGCGACGGGTTCGCGGGACGCGGGTGTGGCTGCTGCGACCGCCTCGACGACGGCCTGCAGGTGCGCCGGCGTGGTGCCGCAGCAGCCACCGACCATGCGCACGCCGAAGGCGGTGACGAACTCGCGGTGTGCCTCGGCCAGGGCCTCGGGGCTCAGGGGGTACACGGTCTCGCCGTCGACCATGGCGGGGATGCCGGCGTTGGGGATGACGCTGATCGGCTTCGTGCAGTGCTCGGACAGGTAGCGGACGTGCTCGCGCATGTCCTCAGGGCCGGTCGCGCAGTTCAAACCGATGACGTCGACGCCGAGCGGTTCGAGGGCGACGAGCGCTGCACCCACCTCGCTGCCGAGCAGCATCGTGTTGATCGTGGCCTCGATGGTCACCGACGCGATGATCGGCACGGTGCGGCCCTCGGCGCGCATGGCCTCGTGGCAGCCCCAGATGGCCGCCTTGGCCTGCAGCAGGTCGAAGACCGTCTCGACGATGAGCGCGTCCACGCCGCCCGCGAGCAGGCCCCGGACCTGGCGGACGTAGCCGGGGACCATCGTGTCGTAGTCGATGAAGTCCTTGGCGGCCGGCTTCCCGTCGCGGGGGCCCTTGCCGAGCGAAAGCGTCGGGGAGCGCGTCCCCGGACCGATCGAGCCGAGCACGAACCGCTGCCTGCCGCCGGCGGCGTCGGCGGCCTTGCGCGCCAGGCGGGCGGCCCGCTCGTTCAGTGTCTCGGTCTCCGCCCCAAGACCGTACTCGTCGAGGACCCACGGGGCGCCGCCGAACGTGTCCGTCTCGAGCGCGTCGCAGCCGACGGCGAGGAACGCGTCGTGGACCTCACTGATGAGCTCGGGGCGGGTGCGCACGAGGACCTCGTTGCAGCCATCGAGGCACGCGAAGTCCTCGGCGGTGAGGTCGAGCGCCTGGATCGAGGTGCCCATCGCGCCGTCGACGACGAGCACCCGCCGGTCAAGCTCTCGGAGGAGATCGCTCATCATCGCAACCTTAGCCGCTGCGACCGTCCGGCTGGCTTCGCCGTGCTGCCGGATCGTCAACGGATGCGTCGGCGCTCGAGGTGGCGGCATCGACCACCTCATCCGGATGAGAAGGCAGCCGGCAGGCCCCGGCGCGGCTGCGGCGCGCGCGTGGGAGAGCCCGTAGCGGCAGAACGCCCCTTTTCCGCCTGGCGTCCTTCCGTCATGCTGGGTGCACCAGCCGTGCGAGGAGGCAACGCATGAGCGTGACGTCGGAGGACGACGGGCTGTCGGTCGTCGAGGGTTTCCCGCGCGGTGACAACGACGCCGACGAAGCCCCCGAGGAGGACGCGCCGCCACCTGTGGAGCTCGACGGCGACGCCGACCTCGAGACGCTGCGCGACGAGTTCGTCGAACGGTTCAACGGCCGCGACCTCGACGCGCTCCTCGCGCTCGTGTCCGAGGAGGTCGAGACCCCTGACCTGCCCGGCGACGGCGCGCCGGTGTTCACCGAGGAGGTCGAGGCGATCTGGGAGCGTTCGCCCGGCGCCATGCTCACCCGGGCGTTCCTCGACGGCGTCCCGTGCGCCGTCGCGTGGCTGCCCGACGAGGACGGGTGCTGGTCGCGGGCCGCGCTCGTGTGCTTCGCCGCCGAGGACGGGCTCCTGTCGCTGGTCGCCCTGCCCGACGACGCGGACGCGCTCGACCGGGCGGAGGCCGACGATCCCACGGGCGAGGAGATCGAGGAGTGGTCGGACTGGGGGGAGTGGGACCGCGGCGAGGAGACCCGTCCCCGCCCCCGCGACCGCGCACGCCCCTGACCGCATGCTCGCCTTGCGCTGGGCCGGGGCTCCGCGCGAGGCGGGCTGGCACAACTCTCCCGCGCGGGCGCGGGAGTCCCGGCGGGGTGCTGGGCTCAGGCCGTCGTTCTGGCCCGGTGGGGATGGGTCGCTCCCGCCCGGCACGGATGCCGAGGACCATGGTCCGCAGCATCTCGGGGCGAGCCACGTCCTTGGCGGTCACCTCGTGGACGACGTAGCCCAGGGCCTCGATCTCCCTCGTGCGCCCGTGGTCGCCGGCGCGCTGATGCGGGCGGCCATGGGCGACGTCTCCGAGATACTCGAGGAGGAGCGAACCGGCCCGGCGATCGGCACGGGCCCGGACCAGGCCCGGTGCTCACGGAACCACGGGTCGGCGACGACGGGAAACGGCACGTTGCGCACGGTGCGCCCGGGCGGCTGTTCCCGCGGCACCCTCCGCCGGACACCCGGTAGGTCCCCACGAGGGGCACGCCCCGGAACCGAACGACCTCGAGGATCCCACGCCGGACCCATCCCTCGACCGTTCCCTCGCTGCAGCCGAGGTCACGGACGAGCTCAGGCCGGGTGACGACGCCGGCCTGCCGCTGGAGCCGTCTGCGCACGTGAGCGGGGAGCATGGACCGAGCGTGGCAGAACACCCGCCCCGAGGGCGCGGGCGGGAGATCCCACGCCTGTGGACATCGGCTCGCGTGGCCGCCGCCTCACCGGCCACGCGCGATTCCCCGCGCCGGCGCAGGAAAGCTGCCTGTGCGGCCGCCTGTGCGGGCGAGGGTGCGGGCCGGGAGGAGGATTTTCCGCGCGGGCGCGGGAAGCTGGGTCAGCGGCGCGGGCGGCGGTGGTCGCGGGAGAGCTTCACGCGCGCGTCGACCGCCGCGACGCCCCGGCGGCGCACGAAGACGGGGTTGAGGTCGAGCTCGTCCACCTCCGGGACCTCCTCGACCATGGCCGACACGCGGAAGAGCAGCGCTTCCAGGGCCGCCACGTCGACGGGCTCGGCGCCCCGGTACCCCGTGAGCAGCGGATAGCCGCGCAGGCCCGTCAACATCTCCTCGACGTCGACGTCGGTGAGCGGGTGGATGCGGACGCTCACGTCGCGGAGCAGCTCGACGAGCGTGCCGCCCATGCCGACCATGAGGATCGGCCCGAACGTGCGGTCGTGGCTCACGCCCACGACCATCTCGACGCCTGGCGACCCCCGGTCGCCCCCGCCGACCATCTCCTGCACGAGGAAGCCCTTCTCGGCGACGTCGGCGTGCCCTGCCCCGACGAGGGCCCGCGTGATGTCTGCGACCGCCTCAGCGGCCTCGTCGGCACTCGCGAGCCCGAGCCGGACCCCGCCGAGCTCGGTCTTGTGGACCGGGGCCGCGACCTTCACCGCGACGGGACCGTCGATGGCGCGCTGGGCCTCGGCCGCCGCCTCCGGTGTGCGCACGACCCGAGCCCTCGCCGTCGGGATCCCGAACGCCGCGAGGAGGCGCTCCGCCTGCGCCGCGTCCAGCCACGCCTCCGCCCGGTCGCCGGCGAGCGCCTCGGCCACCACGGCGCGCGCGGCGGCGACGTCGGCGTCGGCGACGCTGACGACGTTGCCGAGGGGACGCGCGCGCCAGCGGCCGTAGCGCGCCACCCGGCCGAGCGCCTGGGCGGCGCCCTCGGGGAAGGCGAAGGAGGGGATGGAGGCCTCCGCGAGCTCGGGCGGCACGCCGGCCTCGCTCATGAAGACCGACACGACCGGCACGTTGTCGGGCAGCGCCGCCGCGGCCGCGGCCATCTCGCGCGCGACGTCCTCCGGGCGGGTGACGACGGGGGGGATGAAGATGACGAGCAGGCTGTCCACGCGCGGGTCGTCGGCGAGCACGCGCATCGCCCGCCCGTAGTTGGCGGCCGACGCGGACGCGATCATGTCGACGGGGTTGCGGATTCCGGCCTCGCGTGGGAGGAACTCGGCGAGGCGGCTCACGGTCTCCGGCGCGAGCTCGGGGACCTCGAGGCCGTTGGACTCGCACGCGTCCGCGGCGAGGATCCCCGGGCCGCCGCCGTTCGTGAGGATCGCCACCCGGTCACCCGCCGGAACCGGCTGGGTGGCGAGCAGCGTCGCGACGCCGAACAGCTCCTCGAGGCTGTCGGTGCGGATGACGCCGGCCTGGCGGAACAGCGCCTCGACGGCGACGTCGCCGGCGGCGAGCGCCCCGGTGTGGCTCGACGCGGCGCGCTCGCCGGCCACCGTCCGGCCCGACTTGACCGCGACGATCGGCTTGCGGCGCGCGATGCGCCGGGCGATGCGCCCGAACCTGCGCGGGTTCCCGAACGACTCGAGGTAGAGCAGGATGACGTCGGTGTCGGGGTCGCTCTCCCAGTGCTGGAGGAGGTCGTTGCCGGACAGGTCCGCCTTGTTGCCGACGCTGGCGAAGCTCGACAGGCCGAGGCCGAGGCGCTCGGCGGCGGCGAGGATTGCCAGCCCGAGCGCCCCCGACTGGCTGGAGAAGGCCACCCGCCCGGGCGGGGGGAACACCTGCGAGAACGTCGCGTTCATGCGCACGTCGGCGTTCGCGTTCAGCACGCCCATGCAGTTCGGCCCGACGATGCGGATGCCGTGGCCGCGCACGACGGCCATGAGGGAGCGCTCCCGATCGGCGCCCTCGGGACCGGCCTCGTTGAAGCCAGCCGAGATGACGACCGCCGCGCGGGACCCGAGCTCGGCGGCCTCCTGCACGACGCCCTCGACGAGCGGGGCGGGCACGCAGACGATGACGAGCTCGGGCACGGTCGGGCAGGCCGACAGCGACGGGTAGGCCGCCACCGACTGGACCACCGGCGCCGCGGGGTTGACGGGGTAGACAGCCCCGGCGAAGCCACCGTGGAGGAGGTTGGCGAAGACGAGGCCGCCGATGCTGCGGCGGTCGCGGCTCGCGCCCGCGACGGCGATCGACCGGGGGGCGAAGACGGCGGACAGTGCCGCGACCGCCGCCCGGCGGTCCTGCTCGTCGCCGGTGGCGAGGAACTCCTCGGTCGGGGTGGAGGGGAAGCTCGTGTGGACGACCGTGCCGGCGCCGGCGAGCACCGGGGCGAACCCCGCGTCGCGCAGCATCCGCAGCATCGAGCGGTTCTCGGCGAGGACCTCGCCGACGAAGCCCTTCACGCCGAGGTCCTGGGCCGGCCCGACGAGCGCCCGCACGAGCACGGTGCCGACGCCGCGTCCCTGCTCGGCGTCTTCGACGAGCACCGCGAACTCCGCCGTGGTCGGGTCGTCCTCGAGGCGGTCGAAACGGCTCACGCCGATGATCCGCCCGCCCGTCTCGGCCACGAGCGCGAAGCGCCGGTCGTAGTCGACGTCGGTGAAGAAGCGCATCTGCTCGGGCGTCATGCCGCGGGGGACGAAGAACCGCATCCGTATGGTCTCCGGCGACAGGCGTTGCCACATCGCGAGCATGCGGTCGGTGTCGTCGGGCCGGATGGGGCGCACCCGGACGGTGCGCCCGTCGCGCAGCACCGCGTCGTGGGTGTAGCGGTCGAGGTCGGTGAGCGTCATGGTCCCAGCCCTTCCCGGCCGGGGGTGGGATCACCCGCCGGGCGTCGTGTCGGCGTCGCGCACGTCCTTCCACCGGGGGCGGGGCAGGTGCGTTACCTCGTCGACGAGCGCGTAGCCCCCGCCCGACAGCCGGCCGACGGGCTCGAGCAGCTCGGGGGCGACCCGCCCGTCCCGCCAGATCCCGTCGGCCACGTGGACGTGCAGCACGTCGCCGAAGACCATGTTGCCGTTGCCCATCGACAGGACCTCGCGCATGCGGCACTCGAGGGAGGCCCTCGCCGCGGCGACCCGGGGCGGGGCGACCGTTGCGGACGGGGCCGGCTCGAGGCCCGCCCACGCGAACTCGTCCTCGCCGGGCGGGAAGTCCGCCGCCGTCGCGTTCATCACCTCGAGGAGGTCACGGCTCACGACGTTGACGACGAACTCGCCCGTCGCCCGCACGTTGCGCAGCGTGTCCTTCACCCCCGTCGAGGTGAAGTGCACGATCGGCGGGTACGACGAGATCATGTTGAAGTAGCTGTGGGGGGCGAGGTTGCGGGTGCCGGCCTCCGACAGCGTCGACACCCACGCGATGGGTCGTGGCACGACGAGGCTCGTGAGCAGGAAGTAGCACTCGCGCGGGGCAAGCTCGTGGGGGTCGAAGTCGGGCATGCCCGGGCAGTCTATGCCCGCCCCGGCCGCGAACCGCCCGTAGGGGGCGGAGGCGGTGCGCGGTCGTCCGCGCCGCGTGACGATTGCCTGCAACCTTCCGCGCCCGTGCGGCGTCCGCCATCTGTAGCATCGAACTGCTCAACGACCGGGCGGATTGCGGGGACGCATGGCGGAGAGGACCGCGGGGGCGGACGAGGCGCACGCCGGCGCCCCCCCCGGCAGCGGCTGGATGGCATGCGCCACCGTCGTGGGCATCGCCGTCCTCGTCACCGCGGGCGTGGTGGCCTGGGCGCGCCTCGGAAGCGGGCCGACGACCCGGGGTGCCGCCGAGCTCTCGCCGCTCGAGGAGCAGGTGCCCACCGAGCTCGCCGGCGGGGTCGAGCTCGGCGACGTGCCCGACGCGGTCGCCGACGCCTTCGACGCCCCGGTCGTCGGGGCGCGGCTCCTCGACGAGGCGCCGCCCGGCGCCACCTGTGACTTCCTGCACCACGACTTCGACGAAGAGCCGGAGCTCGAGTCGGTCCTCGTCACCCCCGAGCTCATGCGCGTGTCGATGATCGGCACCTCGTCGATATGGGAGCCGGAACGCGCCCCGACCCGCATGCGCGCGACGTGCACGGTGCGCTGGGAGGGCGGCGCGTGGATCGGCGACGGCGGCGGGCTGAGCCCCGCCGACGAGCAGATGAGCGGGCTGAGTGGATCAAGCTGCTGCGACGCCCGGGGCCTCGGGACGGCGGAGGCGCTGGTCGTGGCTCCCGACGGCGCCGCCTGGGCGGTGCAGGAGCGCGGCGGCTACCACCTCGCCTATCCGGTCGCGGACTCCGGCCTGGTGCCGGTCAGCTGGCGCTTCCGGCCCACGCGCGGCGCCTTCGGCGGCTTCGGTGGCGACATGGCGAGCGCGACGAGGGTGGCCTTCGTCGACGGGAAGGGCGAGGTGATCGGTGAGATCACGCTCCGCTCCTGACCGCACGCGCCTGCCGAGGCTCGTCCTTGCTGGGCTCACCCCCGCGGCGCTCGCTCTCGCGCTGCTCCTCTCCACGGCCTCGGGGACGCTCGCCGGTCAGCCCGACGCCGGGGCAGCGCTCGGCATCGAGGTGGAGGTCGGCTTTGCGGGCCGCCTCGGGCAGGCGAACCGGGTGCCGGTCACCGTCACCGTGCAGCCGGGCCGGTTCGTCTCGGGCACCCTTGCGGTGGAGTCGCGCACCGGCGGGGGCGGCGGGGTGCGCGAGGAGCGCGACATCGAGGTCGCCGTCGGCTCCCGCAACGCCTACCGGTTCGTGCTGCCGCGCGGCGCCGTCGTCGCCACGCTCGACGAGGGTGCCGGCGACCCCGTGTCGGTGCGCGCGCCGCTGCCCCGAGACGACGGCGGCGACTTCCTCGCCGGGGTGCTCGGCACCGTCCCGCCGGGCCCGCCGCCCCTGCGGTCCGAGCCGCTCGCCACGAGCGGCAGCTGGGTCGGGGTGGACCCGGAGTGGGCGGAGCTCGGACCCGGCGCGCTCCAGCCGCTGAGCGGCCTCGTGGCCGGCGGCCGCGCGCTCGCCGCGCTGTCGGAGGGCGGTCTGCGCAACGTCGCGGCGGCGGTGGCGGCCGGCATGGACCTCGTCGTCGTCGAGCCGGTGCCGGCGGGTCTCGACCTGCCGTGGGGCGAGGTCGCGTCCTGGACGCTTCCGGCCGCCGAGGTCACCGAGGAGGCGGGCGACGGTGAGGTCGCCGCGACGGTCGTGCCGGCGGGCCGGGGACGCGTCGCCACCACCACGGCGGTCCTGGGCGAGGGCGTCCTCGGGCGCTCACCGGCGCTGTGGTCGGCGCTCATCGAGCCCCGCCCGGGTGGCGACGACCGGCTCGACGGGGGCATGCCGGGCACGCTCTCGGCGGTGCTCGGGGGCGTGACGTCGGGCGTGCCGACCCTGCCGTGGCTGGCGGTGTTCCTCGTCGCCTACATCGTCGTGGTCGGGCCCGTCAACGGGGTCGTGCTGTCGCGGTTCGGCCGGCGGGAGCTCGCCTGGGTGACCGTGCCCGCGGTCACGGCGGTGTTCACCGCCGGCGGGTGGCTCGGCGCCACGGGCAGCCAGCCGCCGGTGGGCTACGCGGGGGCCGCCACCGCGTGGGTCGACGGGTCCGCCACCGAGACCGTGGTCGCCATCGCCCGCGCCCCGACCGCCGGTGAGCGGCGGCTGACCCTCCCCGGCGACGAGTGGGAGGTCGAGCCGGAGGGGGCCGGTGAGCCCGCCGCCCTGCGGCGTGCGGGGTCCCTGCGGCTCGCTTTGGACCTGCCGGCGCTGCAGCCCGGGGGCCTCGTCGCCCGCCGTCCCGTCGACGACCCCGCGCCGCTGCAGGTGGAGGCGGCAGGCGGCCCCGAGGGGGTGCGCGTGACCGTGACCAACGTCGCCGCCGAGGCCCTCTCCGACGTCGCCGTGCGCGCCGCGACGTCCTCGAGGCGCATCGGCGCGCTGCGGCCCGGGGAGGCGCGCACCGTCACCCTGGAGGGCGAGCACCTGCCGGTCGACGACTGGGGGGCAGGGCCGGGTTCGATGGGGATGCACGGAGGAACCGCCGTCGAGGGGCCCCGAGCCCTCGAACCGGCGGTCGGCCAGCTCGACGGGAATCCCGGGCTCGTCTGGGCGGTCGGGACCGTGGAGACGAGCGACACCGGCGCGGAGGTGGAGGGTCGCCGGCCACTCGACCTCGGGCGGTTCGTCGCCGTCGGGGTCCGCGCCGCCGGCACACCCCGGGCGCACACGGTGGACCGCGCGCTCGTCCAGACGGCCGCCGACGCGTTCCGGCCGGCGCCGCTCCTCGTGGAGGGCGGAGGGCCGGTCGTCCTGCGCTACCGGGTCCCGCCCTCGGGGATCGGCGCGCCGCTGCGCGCCCTCGTCGACCGCCAGGTGCTCACCCCGCACGGCGACACGCCGGAGCTGTGGCTGTGGGAGCGCACCGAGCGGCAGTGGCGCCCGCTCGACGACGCGTTGCCGGGCGGCACCGGCGGACCCGACGGGTACGTGAGCCCGCTCGGGGAGGTCTACGTCCGCGTCACCGGGCCGCTGTTCCCCCTGCGCTTC
It includes:
- the metH gene encoding methionine synthase, translated to MSDLLRELDRRVLVVDGAMGTSIQALDLTAEDFACLDGCNEVLVRTRPELISEVHDAFLAVGCDALETDTFGGAPWVLDEYGLGAETETLNERAARLARKAADAAGGRQRFVLGSIGPGTRSPTLSLGKGPRDGKPAAKDFIDYDTMVPGYVRQVRGLLAGGVDALIVETVFDLLQAKAAIWGCHEAMRAEGRTVPIIASVTIEATINTMLLGSEVGAALVALEPLGVDVIGLNCATGPEDMREHVRYLSEHCTKPISVIPNAGIPAMVDGETVYPLSPEALAEAHREFVTAFGVRMVGGCCGTTPAHLQAVVEAVAAATPASREPVAEASVASLYAPVTLRQEASTLLVGERLNANGSRKFRDLLLAEDWEAITQMAREQVREGAHTLDVCVDYVGRDGVADMVAVVDRLATQSTLPLVIDSTEVEVVSAALRRLGGRAVINSVNLEDGRTKADRLFALAKQFGAVLIALAIDEEGQARTADWKVDVCKRIAAIAVDEYGLSPGDLIFDTLTFPLGSGQEDLRKDGLATLEAIERVKAEIPGCHTVLGVSNVSFGLSPAARQALNSVFLHMAAQRGLDAAIVHAGKILPLHRIDDGVRQICVDLVEDNRGARGRTGTAPADYDPLHALMAQFEGATETRASAEELAALPLTERLERRIVDGDRDGLGDDLDAAMASGLAPLDIINVHLLAGMKVVGDLFGSGQMQLPFVLQSAECMKAAVAHLEPHMEASDNGGKARIVLATVKGDVHDIGKNLVDIILTNNGYEVRNIGIKQPIDAIVEAAADFRADAVGLSGLLVKSTVVMRSDLEELERRGLAHYPVLLGGAALTRPYVEVDLRKVYSGPLFYCRDAFAGLRTMDELVEHRRGGGFPPGWGTQPVERPEPRGEAEADYREDRERRRRSTERSDVATDVPVPSPPFWGSRVVRGVPLDQVAGYLNKRALFRNQWGFARDDEEAAEAALRATLATARTQSLLTPQVVYGYWPCNAEGNDVVVYEAPGSDAVAARFSFPRQTRGRRLCIADFFRPVESGERDVIAFHVVTMGSRVTERAAELFGQDRYTEYLYLHGLGVEMAEALAELWHQRIRTELGIADDDADTLEALFKQGYRGSRYSFGYAACPDLESRKPLFDLTGAARLGLELSEEFQLVPEQSTDALIVHHPEAKYFSAR
- a CDS encoding GNAT family N-acetyltransferase, giving the protein MTLTDLDRYTHDAVLRDGRTVRVRPIRPDDTDRMLAMWQRLSPETIRMRFFVPRGMTPEQMRFFTDVDYDRRFALVAETGGRIIGVSRFDRLEDDPTTAEFAVLVEDAEQGRGVGTVLVRALVGPAQDLGVKGFVGEVLAENRSMLRMLRDAGFAPVLAGAGTVVHTSFPSTPTEEFLATGDEQDRRAAVAALSAVFAPRSIAVAGASRDRRSIGGLVFANLLHGGFAGAVYPVNPAAPVVQSVAAYPSLSACPTVPELVIVCVPAPLVEGVVQEAAELGSRAAVVISAGFNEAGPEGADRERSLMAVVRGHGIRIVGPNCMGVLNANADVRMNATFSQVFPPPGRVAFSSQSGALGLAILAAAERLGLGLSSFASVGNKADLSGNDLLQHWESDPDTDVILLYLESFGNPRRFGRIARRIARRKPIVAVKSGRTVAGERAASSHTGALAAGDVAVEALFRQAGVIRTDSLEELFGVATLLATQPVPAGDRVAILTNGGGPGILAADACESNGLEVPELAPETVSRLAEFLPREAGIRNPVDMIASASAANYGRAMRVLADDPRVDSLLVIFIPPVVTRPEDVAREMAAAAAALPDNVPVVSVFMSEAGVPPELAEASIPSFAFPEGAAQALGRVARYGRWRARPLGNVVSVADADVAAARAVVAEALAGDRAEAWLDAAQAERLLAAFGIPTARARVVRTPEAAAEAQRAIDGPVAVKVAAPVHKTELGGVRLGLASADEAAEAVADITRALVGAGHADVAEKGFLVQEMVGGGDRGSPGVEMVVGVSHDRTFGPILMVGMGGTLVELLRDVSVRIHPLTDVDVEEMLTGLRGYPLLTGYRGAEPVDVAALEALLFRVSAMVEEVPEVDELDLNPVFVRRRGVAAVDARVKLSRDHRRPRR
- a CDS encoding flavin reductase family protein — its product is MPDFDPHELAPRECYFLLTSLVVPRPIAWVSTLSEAGTRNLAPHSYFNMISSYPPIVHFTSTGVKDTLRNVRATGEFVVNVVSRDLLEVMNATAADFPPGEDEFAWAGLEPAPSATVAPPRVAAARASLECRMREVLSMGNGNMVFGDVLHVHVADGIWRDGRVAPELLEPVGRLSGGGYALVDEVTHLPRPRWKDVRDADTTPGG